Proteins from a genomic interval of Rhinoraja longicauda isolate Sanriku21f chromosome 16, sRhiLon1.1, whole genome shotgun sequence:
- the LOC144601466 gene encoding matrix metalloproteinase-21-like yields the protein MWLAFQLSLLSGSVLIWANCEKPFHSRDHSDIAQSPQRWAPLILDQVAAEEYLSKYGWTEQINWENVKYLNQKNLADEHPAPKDLIDLIEEGSSSSRQKGQSQAEPTKGIAYTEALKQFQKANGIPVTGELDKATQGAMNKPRCGVPDKVLSDDILMDNKTSTDNQTVGLNKTATETSKTTGTSVDSKGRKKRFLQLLLSPTQQKLPFDPNMNKVVRMAFSKSKLTWRLMGESFSNQLSIEDQKNVLKLAFRMWSEVIPLEFEENNHSPASMVDIKLGFGKGRHMGCTLTFDGNGQEFAHAWQLGDIHFDDDDHFTTPSNENGISLLKVAVHELGHVLGLPHSYRTGSVMQPSYIPQDSKFELDWLDRKAIQQLYGICESPFDTVFDWIHKEKNHYGEMMIQFNTYFFRNELYWLYENRNNRTRYGDPIATSVGWQGIPSAGIDAIVHIWTWTRDAIYFFKGTQYWRYDNENDHIYTMDTEGNRYPMLISEGFPGVMGPVDAAFYDRRDQHIYFFKGPNVTAFNVNTNQVNGHPKRIIDVFPPVMLNDHPIENLNAVYYSYHHQSIFFFKGNLVWKVVDDWDKKQNPLLPMNGLLPKRNISEQWFDICNVHYSMLN from the exons gaatatctgtccaaatatggaTGGACTGAACAAATAAACTGGGAGAATGTCAAATACCTGAACCAGAAGAATCTTGCTGATGAGCATCCAGCTCCTAAAGATTTGATAGACCttattgaagaagggtcatctTCTTCCAGACAAAAGGGGCAATCTCAGGCTGAGCCCACCAAAGGTATTGCCTACACAGAAGCCTTAAAACAGTTCCAAAAGGCCAACGGCATACCTGTGACAGGAGAATTGGACAAAGCCACTCAGGGAGCAATGAACAAACCACGATGTGGAGTCCCAGATAAAGTCTTGTCTGATGATATCTTAATGGACAATAAGACATCCACTGACAACCAAACTGTTGGTTTAAACAAAACTGCCACTGAAACCAGTAAAACTACTGGCACGAGTGTAGATTCAAAAGGTCGCAAGAAGCGTTTTTTGCAGCTACTACTTTCTCCCACACAACAAAAATTGCCATTTGACCCTAACATGAATAAGGTAGTGAGAATGGCCTTTTCTAAATCAAAGCTAACATGGCGCCTGATGGGAGAAAGTTTTAGTAATCAGCTATCTATTGAGGATCAGAAAAATGTGCTCAAATTGGCTTTTAGGATGTGGAGTGAAGTCATTCCATTAGAGTTCGAAGAGAATAACCACTCTCCTGCCTCAATGGTCGACATCAAACTTGGCTTTGGAAAAG GTCGTCATATGGGTTGCACACTGACATTTGATGGCAATGGACAGGAGTTTGCTCATGCGTGGCAACTAGGTGATATTCATTTTGATGATGATGACCATTTTACCACTCCAAGTAATGAGAATGGAATTAGCTTGCTAAAA GTAGCTGTCCATGAACTGGGCCATGTATTGGGTTTGCCTCATAGCTACAGGACTGGGTCAGTAATGCAGCCCAGTTACATCCCACAAGATTCAAAATTTGAACTGGACTGGCTTGACAGAAAAGCCATTCAGCAACTCTATG GTATTTGTGAAAGTCCCTTTGACACAGTATTTGACTGGATTCACAAGGAGAAAAATCATTATGGAGAGATGATGATTCAATTTAACACATATTTCTTCAGAAATGAATTGTATTGGCTTTATGAAAATCGTAATAATCGAACACGCTATGGAGATCCCATCGCAACCTCAGTTGGATGGCAAGGAATCCCAAGTGCTGGAATTGATGCAATTGTGCACATATGGACGTGGACAAGAGATGCCATCTATTTCTTTAAAG GTACTCAGTATTGGAGATATGATAATGAAAATGATCATATTTACACAATGGACACCGAGGGAAACAGATATCCCATGTTAATTTCTGAAGGTTTTCCAGGTGTTATGGGTCCTGTCGATGCAGCTTTTTATGATAGGAGAGaccaacatatatattttttcaaaggtCCAAAT GTGACTGCTTTCAATGTGAATACCAACCAGGTTAATGGACATCCAAAAAGAATAATTGATGTATTTCCACCAGTTATGCTGAATGATCATCCCATTGAAAATCTAAATGCTGTATACTATTCATATCACCATCAATCAATCTTTTTCTTCAAAGGCAATTTAGTTTGGAAAGTAGTTGATGATTGGGATAAAAAACAGAACCCATTACTGCCAATGAATGGATTATTGCCCAAAAGAAATATATCAGAACAATGGTTTGATATTTGCAATGTTCATTATTCTATGTTGAACTAG